The following are encoded together in the Bactrocera neohumeralis isolate Rockhampton chromosome 6, APGP_CSIRO_Bneo_wtdbg2-racon-allhic-juicebox.fasta_v2, whole genome shotgun sequence genome:
- the LOC126763753 gene encoding N-alpha-acetyltransferase 60 isoform X2, whose amino-acid sequence MAHFTWYNKHNLPQSNVNRADIEHHVPLCSITDVQLRFLVPDDLTEVRTLCQDWFPIDYPLSWYEDITSSSRFFALAAVYNLAIIGLIVAEIKPYRNLNKEDKGILPDSMGRNADIGYILSLGVHRKHRRNGIGSLLLDSLLNHLTTAERHSVKAIFLHVLTTNQPAIQFYEKRRFHLHSFLPYYYNIRGKGKDGFTYVTYINGGHQPWTLLDHIKHYVSKLQHAGAVFTWISTRLRQVFQVIKYNSRASIKTV is encoded by the exons ATGGCACATTTTACTTG GTATAATAAACACAACCTGCCTCAATCTAATGTGAATCGTGCGGATATCGAACATCATGTACCGCTCTGTTCCATTACTGATGTTCAGTTAAGATTTTTGGTTCCAGATGATTTGACTGag gtgAGAACATTATGCCAAGATTGGTTTCCCATTGATTATCCGTTATCATGGTACGAAGATATTACATCCAGTTCGCGTTTCTTCGCGCTAGCGGCTGTCTACAATCTGGCTATAATAGGATTAATAGTTGCCGAAATCAAACCATACAGAAATCTTAACAAAGAG GATAAAGGGATTTTACCAGATTCCATGGGCCGTAATGCTGACATTGGTTACATACTATCATTGGGTGTGCATCGGAAACATCGACGAAATGGGATTGGGTCATTACTGTTGGACTCCTTACTAAATCATTTGACGACCGCTGAACGTCATTCGGTGAAAGCGATATTTCTACATGTGCTAACCACAAACCAACCTGCCatacaattttatgaaaaaagaag atttCACTTGCATTCCTTCCTTCCCTATTATTATAACATTCGAGGCAAAGGGAAAGATGGTTTTACATATGTCACTTACATCAATGGAGGTCATCAACCGTGGACATTATTA GACCACATCAAGCACTATGTATCGAAGTTACAGCATGCTGGTGCAGTTTTCACATGGATTTCGACGCGTTTGAGGCAAGTT tttcagGTCATAAAGTACAATAGCCGAGCATCAATAAAGacagtataa
- the LOC126763753 gene encoding N-alpha-acetyltransferase 60 isoform X3, translated as MAHFTWYNKHNLPQSNVNRADIEHHVPLCSITDVQLRFLVPDDLTEVRTLCQDWFPIDYPLSWYEDITSSSRFFALAAVYNLAIIGLIVAEIKPYRNLNKEDKGILPDSMGRNADIGYILSLGVHRKHRRNGIGSLLLDSLLNHLTTAERHSVKAIFLHVLTTNQPAIQFYEKRRFHLHSFLPYYYNIRGKGKDGFTYVTYINGGHQPWTLLDHIKHYVSKLQHAGAVFTWISTRLSFRS; from the exons ATGGCACATTTTACTTG GTATAATAAACACAACCTGCCTCAATCTAATGTGAATCGTGCGGATATCGAACATCATGTACCGCTCTGTTCCATTACTGATGTTCAGTTAAGATTTTTGGTTCCAGATGATTTGACTGag gtgAGAACATTATGCCAAGATTGGTTTCCCATTGATTATCCGTTATCATGGTACGAAGATATTACATCCAGTTCGCGTTTCTTCGCGCTAGCGGCTGTCTACAATCTGGCTATAATAGGATTAATAGTTGCCGAAATCAAACCATACAGAAATCTTAACAAAGAG GATAAAGGGATTTTACCAGATTCCATGGGCCGTAATGCTGACATTGGTTACATACTATCATTGGGTGTGCATCGGAAACATCGACGAAATGGGATTGGGTCATTACTGTTGGACTCCTTACTAAATCATTTGACGACCGCTGAACGTCATTCGGTGAAAGCGATATTTCTACATGTGCTAACCACAAACCAACCTGCCatacaattttatgaaaaaagaag atttCACTTGCATTCCTTCCTTCCCTATTATTATAACATTCGAGGCAAAGGGAAAGATGGTTTTACATATGTCACTTACATCAATGGAGGTCATCAACCGTGGACATTATTA GACCACATCAAGCACTATGTATCGAAGTTACAGCATGCTGGTGCAGTTTTCACATGGATTTCGACGCGTTTGAG tttcagGTCATAA
- the LOC126763753 gene encoding N-alpha-acetyltransferase 60 isoform X1, with the protein MAHFTWYNKHNLPQSNVNRADIEHHVPLCSITDVQLRFLVPDDLTEVRTLCQDWFPIDYPLSWYEDITSSSRFFALAAVYNLAIIGLIVAEIKPYRNLNKEDKGILPDSMGRNADIGYILSLGVHRKHRRNGIGSLLLDSLLNHLTTAERHSVKAIFLHVLTTNQPAIQFYEKRRFHLHSFLPYYYNIRGKGKDGFTYVTYINGGHQPWTLLDHIKHYVSKLQHAGAVFTWISTRLRQVVRWICHKTVSRFNFAH; encoded by the exons ATGGCACATTTTACTTG GTATAATAAACACAACCTGCCTCAATCTAATGTGAATCGTGCGGATATCGAACATCATGTACCGCTCTGTTCCATTACTGATGTTCAGTTAAGATTTTTGGTTCCAGATGATTTGACTGag gtgAGAACATTATGCCAAGATTGGTTTCCCATTGATTATCCGTTATCATGGTACGAAGATATTACATCCAGTTCGCGTTTCTTCGCGCTAGCGGCTGTCTACAATCTGGCTATAATAGGATTAATAGTTGCCGAAATCAAACCATACAGAAATCTTAACAAAGAG GATAAAGGGATTTTACCAGATTCCATGGGCCGTAATGCTGACATTGGTTACATACTATCATTGGGTGTGCATCGGAAACATCGACGAAATGGGATTGGGTCATTACTGTTGGACTCCTTACTAAATCATTTGACGACCGCTGAACGTCATTCGGTGAAAGCGATATTTCTACATGTGCTAACCACAAACCAACCTGCCatacaattttatgaaaaaagaag atttCACTTGCATTCCTTCCTTCCCTATTATTATAACATTCGAGGCAAAGGGAAAGATGGTTTTACATATGTCACTTACATCAATGGAGGTCATCAACCGTGGACATTATTA GACCACATCAAGCACTATGTATCGAAGTTACAGCATGCTGGTGCAGTTTTCACATGGATTTCGACGCGTTTGAGGCAAGTTGTACGTTGGATTTGTCATAAAACCGTGTCTCGTTTTAATTTTGCACATTAA